The following proteins are encoded in a genomic region of Triticum dicoccoides isolate Atlit2015 ecotype Zavitan chromosome 1B, WEW_v2.0, whole genome shotgun sequence:
- the LOC119317051 gene encoding gamma-gliadin B-I-like, translating into MKTFLIFALLAIAAKSAIAQMETSHNPGLEKPSQQQPLPLQQILWYHQQQPIQQQPQPFPQQPPCSQQQQPPLSQLQQPPFSQQQPPLSQQQQPVLPQQPPFLQQQQPFPQQQQPPLPQQPPFSQQQPSFSQQQQQPPFSQQQQQPPFSQQQQQPILPQQPPFLQHQQLVLPQQQLPYVHPSILQQLNPCKVFLQQHCSPVAMPQSLARSQMLWQSSCHVMQQQCCQQLPRIPEQSRYDAIRAIIYSIVLQEQQPSQGFNQPQQQQPQQSVQGVSQPQQQQKQLGQCSFQQPQQQQLGQWPQQQVPQGTLLQPHQIAQLEVMTSIAFRTLPTMCSVNVPVYGTTTSVPFGVGTQVGAY; encoded by the coding sequence ATGAAGACCTTCCTCATCTTTGCCCTCCTCGCCATTGCGGCGAAAAGTGCCATTGCACAAATGGAGACTAGCCACAACCCTGGCCTGGAGAAACCATCGCAACAACAACCATTACCACTACAACAAATCTTATGGTACCACCAACAACAACCCATCCAACAACAACCACAACCATTTCCACAACAGCCACCATGTTCACAGCAACAGCAACCACCATTATCGCAGCTACAACAACCACCATTTTCACAGCAACAACCACCATTATCGCAGCAACAACAACCAGTTCTACCGCAACAACCACCATTTTTGCAGCAACAACAACCATTTCCGCAGCAACAACAACCACCTCTACCACAACAACCACCATTTTCACAGCAACAACCATCATTTtctcagcagcagcaacaaccaccaTTTtctcagcagcaacaacaaccaccattttcgcaacaacaacaacaaccaattCTACCACAACAACCACCATTTTTGCAACACCAACAACTAGTTCTACCGCAACAACAGTTACCATATGTTCATCCATCTATCTTGCAGCAGCTAAACCCATGCAAGGTATTCCTCCAGCAGCATTGCAGCCCTGTGGCAATGCCACAAAGTCTTGCTAGgtcgcaaatgttgtggcagagcaGTTGCCATGTGATGCAGCAACAATGTTGCCAGCAGCTGCCGCGAATCCCCGAACAATCACGCTATGATGCAATCCGTGCCATCATCTACTCGATCGTCCTACAAGAACAACAACCTAGTCAGGGTTTCAACCAACCTCAGCAGCAACAACCCCAACAGTCGGTCCAAGGTGTCTCCCAACCCCAACAACAACAGAAGCAACTCGGACAGTGTTCTTTCCAACAACCTCAACAACAACAACTCGGTCAATGGCCTCAACAACAGGTACCACAGGGTACCTTATTGCAGCCACACCAAATAGCTCAACTTGAGGTGATGACTTCCATCGCATTCCGTACCCTGCCAACGATGTGCAGTGTCAATGTGCCGGTGTACGGCACGACCACTAGTGTGCCATTCGGCGTTGGCACCCAAGTTGGTGCCTACTGA